Proteins co-encoded in one Spirosoma endbachense genomic window:
- a CDS encoding Uma2 family endonuclease, producing MVSSDKETVQTEAIPDALIYETLNGRPLYYKDYRDVVAGILKPEDIMGSGDLQAILVSLINTHITINRDRKRFITATNESGLHVAVGDNLSADIAIFEKAKLGPLKGKYFDVAPKVVVEVDIKIDLNEIGSDVAYISEKTQELFTFGVERVLWVLSKIQKIIILLPNQDWIITDWANDVIVMEGCVINIKNLLDEEDISY from the coding sequence ATGGTATCTTCTGACAAAGAAACCGTCCAAACGGAAGCCATTCCCGATGCGCTCATTTACGAGACGCTCAATGGTCGCCCGCTATACTACAAAGACTATCGCGATGTAGTAGCAGGGATTCTCAAACCCGAGGATATTATGGGCAGTGGTGATTTACAGGCGATTCTGGTATCGCTAATTAATACGCATATCACCATTAATCGAGACAGGAAGCGGTTTATTACGGCAACTAATGAATCGGGTTTACATGTAGCCGTTGGTGATAATTTATCCGCTGACATTGCCATTTTTGAAAAAGCGAAATTAGGCCCATTAAAAGGTAAGTATTTTGATGTAGCGCCCAAGGTCGTTGTGGAAGTAGACATAAAAATTGATCTGAACGAGATCGGGAGCGATGTGGCTTATATTTCCGAGAAAACCCAGGAGCTGTTCACATTTGGCGTTGAGCGCGTGTTATGGGTGCTTTCAAAAATTCAGAAAATTATTATTCTTCTCCCCAATCAGGACTGGATCATTACGGATTGGGCCAATGATGTAATCGTTATGGAGGGCTGTGTGATAAATATCAAAAACCTATTGGACGAAGAAGACATTTCCTATTAA
- a CDS encoding MFS transporter yields MVTDSSPTDTYASLRIPDFRYFVMNSFLMTVTLLIQEVILGYELYKITHDPLALGLVGLAEALPFIAISLFGGHLADRRDKKRILQWSSLVILFGSVILYLVFQPSVVAGLSQTARLATIYGVLMLIGTAKGFYSPASSSLKPFLVPRELYTNSATWSSSFWQAGAIVGPGVAGFIYNWVGFDNTLIVVIGLFAICLVLISFIKPKPVPVTNAPAQRLTESLKEGFRFVFKTQIVLYAISLDLFSVLFGGVVAILPVFAEDILKVGAEGLGFLRAAPSVGALLTMAFMTKYPPTHNAWRNMLLAVAGFGVTTIIFSVSTNFYLSLVMLALTGAFDSVSVIIRQTILQIFPPDHMRGRVAAVNGIFVSSSNEIGAFESGLMARLLGTVPSVALGGVVTLAVVTYVYAKSKELFAVRLG; encoded by the coding sequence ATGGTTACCGACAGTTCCCCAACTGATACCTACGCATCCTTACGAATTCCTGACTTTCGCTATTTTGTGATGAACAGTTTCCTGATGACAGTTACATTACTGATCCAGGAAGTCATTCTAGGCTACGAACTCTATAAAATCACACACGATCCGCTGGCTTTAGGTCTGGTTGGACTGGCCGAAGCCCTGCCTTTTATTGCCATATCGCTTTTTGGTGGCCATCTGGCCGACCGACGCGATAAAAAGCGGATTCTTCAGTGGAGTTCACTGGTCATTTTATTCGGTTCGGTGATCTTATACCTTGTTTTTCAGCCGTCGGTTGTGGCTGGTCTGTCGCAGACGGCACGATTAGCCACGATTTATGGTGTACTGATGCTGATTGGTACGGCCAAAGGGTTTTATTCGCCCGCCAGTTCGTCGCTAAAACCGTTTTTAGTACCACGTGAGCTCTATACAAACTCAGCTACGTGGAGCAGTTCATTCTGGCAGGCAGGAGCAATTGTGGGGCCCGGTGTGGCTGGATTTATCTACAATTGGGTGGGCTTCGATAATACATTGATCGTAGTCATTGGCCTGTTTGCCATTTGTTTAGTCCTGATCAGTTTTATTAAGCCCAAGCCTGTACCCGTTACGAATGCGCCTGCCCAGCGGCTAACTGAAAGCCTTAAAGAAGGGTTTCGGTTTGTCTTTAAAACCCAGATTGTCCTGTACGCGATCTCTCTCGATTTGTTTTCTGTCCTTTTTGGGGGCGTAGTGGCCATTTTACCGGTTTTTGCCGAAGATATTCTGAAAGTTGGTGCTGAAGGATTGGGGTTCCTGCGGGCGGCTCCTTCCGTTGGGGCATTGCTTACCATGGCCTTTATGACGAAATACCCACCAACGCATAATGCCTGGCGGAATATGTTGTTGGCAGTGGCTGGTTTTGGAGTTACAACGATTATCTTTTCGGTATCGACAAATTTTTACCTCTCCCTTGTCATGCTGGCATTGACAGGAGCGTTCGATAGCGTGAGCGTGATTATCCGGCAAACGATATTGCAGATATTCCCGCCCGACCACATGCGCGGACGCGTGGCGGCCGTGAATGGTATCTTTGTTAGTTCATCCAACGAAATAGGTGCTTTTGAATCGGGATTGATGGCCCGATTGCTGGGCACTGTGCCTTCAGTTGCATTAGGTGGGGTTGTTACGTTGGCCGTCGTAACGTACGTATATGCCAAATCGAAGGAGTTATTTGCCGTGAGGCTGGGCTAA
- a CDS encoding glycoside hydrolase family 97 protein translates to MPNYLLIIILSGLLLAKSYAQQLISTTSPNQSISLVIRNTSEGTISYQLSYKGKAVIEPASLGFVLSKPQVALSRFTLIAADSSTVDENWQPVWGEISQIRNQHKELVLTLQDKSASNIRLRVRFRVFNDGLGFRYEFPQQPALTHFIVADELTQFVLAADHQTFWMPGDYDSNEYLYNTTKLSDIDAVAAADREKDTALKSVIGPDAVQTPILFKTDNGLYISIYEAALVNYPVMHLRVDKQKRTLTAQLVPDAVGNKAYLQTPAQTPWRTVIVSDQATDLLASKLILNLNEPSKIGDASWIKPQKFIGMWWEMHIGKATWEKAGGKHGANTRNVMKYIDFAAKYGFDGVLVEGWNVGWEDWFGNWKEDVFDFVTPYPDYNLDSLTSYARQRGVRIIMHHETSGSVTNYERRMDAAYQFMVKKGINTVKTGYVGRIIPRGEHHDGQWMINHYQRVAEKTAEYKLMLDSHESAHPTGLHRTYPNWMASEAARGSEFNNAPTLGIPPEHTTILPFTRLLGGPMDFTPGLFRFRLNQFDSTRTQRVRTTLAKQLALYVTLYSPLQMVADLPENYEKHLDAFQFIRDVPVDWDDTKVIAAEPGDYVLIARKAKGSSSWFAGAITDENSRDLSLSLSFLDSGNTYEATIYRDAANTDWQTNPETYLIEKKTVTAKTTLPLHLAKGGGCAIQFVKR, encoded by the coding sequence ATGCCTAACTATCTATTAATCATAATTTTATCTGGCCTTCTGCTGGCGAAGTCATATGCCCAGCAACTGATTTCCACGACCTCGCCAAACCAATCCATTAGCCTGGTTATACGAAACACATCGGAAGGCACTATTTCCTATCAGCTCTCCTATAAAGGCAAAGCCGTCATTGAACCCGCTAGCCTGGGTTTCGTTCTGAGTAAACCACAAGTAGCTCTATCTCGATTTACCCTCATTGCCGCCGACTCCTCCACTGTCGATGAAAACTGGCAGCCCGTTTGGGGGGAAATCAGCCAAATCCGTAACCAGCACAAAGAGTTAGTGCTCACATTGCAGGACAAATCCGCATCCAACATACGGTTGCGCGTACGATTTCGGGTGTTTAATGATGGATTGGGATTTCGCTATGAGTTTCCTCAACAGCCTGCACTTACTCATTTTATCGTAGCCGATGAACTGACCCAGTTTGTTCTGGCGGCTGATCATCAAACGTTCTGGATGCCGGGAGATTATGACTCGAATGAATACCTCTACAACACGACCAAACTCAGCGACATCGACGCCGTTGCTGCGGCCGACCGGGAAAAAGATACAGCCTTAAAATCGGTCATTGGGCCCGACGCGGTTCAAACACCGATACTTTTCAAGACAGACAACGGCCTGTATATCAGCATCTACGAAGCCGCACTAGTAAACTACCCGGTCATGCACCTGAGAGTAGACAAACAAAAACGTACGCTCACGGCTCAACTGGTGCCGGATGCGGTGGGTAATAAAGCCTATCTTCAAACGCCCGCCCAAACACCCTGGCGAACCGTTATTGTCAGTGATCAGGCAACTGATTTACTGGCGTCAAAACTGATTTTGAATCTCAACGAGCCCTCAAAAATTGGCGATGCATCGTGGATCAAACCTCAGAAATTTATAGGTATGTGGTGGGAAATGCACATCGGTAAAGCGACCTGGGAAAAAGCCGGAGGTAAGCATGGAGCCAACACGCGAAACGTCATGAAATACATTGACTTTGCCGCCAAATATGGCTTTGATGGCGTACTGGTCGAAGGTTGGAACGTTGGCTGGGAAGATTGGTTTGGCAACTGGAAAGAAGACGTTTTTGATTTTGTTACCCCCTACCCGGATTACAATCTGGATTCGCTCACCAGCTATGCCCGTCAGAGGGGAGTTCGAATTATCATGCATCATGAAACGTCGGGCTCGGTTACAAACTACGAACGCCGAATGGATGCAGCCTATCAGTTTATGGTGAAAAAGGGGATCAACACCGTTAAAACGGGCTATGTCGGTCGTATTATTCCGAGGGGTGAACATCATGATGGACAATGGATGATCAATCACTACCAGCGGGTCGCCGAAAAGACGGCTGAGTATAAACTCATGCTGGACTCCCATGAATCAGCCCACCCAACTGGCCTGCATCGTACCTACCCCAACTGGATGGCCAGCGAAGCGGCTCGGGGTAGTGAATTCAACAACGCCCCAACGCTTGGAATTCCGCCTGAACACACCACGATTCTACCATTCACCCGCCTGCTGGGCGGCCCTATGGACTTTACGCCCGGTTTGTTTCGCTTTCGTTTGAATCAATTTGATAGTACACGGACGCAACGTGTTCGTACAACACTGGCTAAACAACTGGCCTTATATGTTACGCTGTACAGTCCGCTTCAGATGGTGGCTGACCTGCCCGAGAACTACGAAAAGCACCTGGATGCTTTTCAGTTTATTCGCGATGTGCCGGTGGACTGGGACGATACCAAAGTAATAGCCGCCGAGCCGGGCGATTATGTGCTAATTGCCCGTAAAGCCAAAGGTAGTTCTAGCTGGTTTGCCGGAGCCATCACCGACGAAAACAGCCGTGACTTATCGCTCAGTTTGAGCTTTTTAGATTCTGGCAACACCTATGAGGCAACGATTTATCGCGATGCGGCCAATACGGACTGGCAAACGAATCCGGAAACGTACCTCATTGAAAAGAAAACGGTGACCGCTAAAACAACCCTGCCGCTTCACCTGGCCAAAGGAGGTGGTTGCGCTATTCAATTCGTTAAACGCTAA
- a CDS encoding Hsp20/alpha crystallin family protein: MATLVRYNRIPTFFNPFYGRPVIDRYHNASPNVPAVNVKEVETAFQLELAAPGLKKEDLKINVENNTLTIAYKPEAKADETGPKFTRHEFGFNAFERSFRLPKTVNADEIKASYTDGILTVELPKIDVKEEKVVKEIAIA, from the coding sequence ATGGCAACTTTAGTTCGATATAACCGCATTCCAACGTTCTTCAACCCTTTTTACGGTCGCCCTGTTATTGACCGGTATCACAATGCAAGCCCAAACGTTCCTGCTGTGAATGTAAAGGAAGTTGAAACAGCATTCCAGCTTGAACTGGCTGCACCTGGTTTGAAAAAAGAAGATCTGAAAATTAACGTAGAGAATAATACGCTCACGATCGCTTACAAACCCGAAGCAAAAGCTGACGAAACAGGCCCTAAATTTACCCGGCACGAGTTTGGCTTTAACGCCTTCGAACGGAGTTTCCGCCTGCCCAAAACAGTCAATGCCGACGAAATTAAGGCTTCTTATACCGACGGTATCCTGACGGTTGAATTACCTAAAATTGACGTGAAAGAAGAGAAAGTAGTGAAAGAAATTGCAATTGCTTAA
- a CDS encoding tetratricopeptide repeat protein — protein MMRPILPLISLLCLCLPFGTSAQQTAVDFFESGIGKSKSGDFTGALQAFSMAITMNPENAASYYNRGVAKASLKDHRGAILDYDRAIELNGKDAMAYLSRGASKSKQDDHRGALLDFSRSIELNPDDPQAYYSRGSSRSRIEQYRGALADFSKAIELDPANVLVYYARGITKQKLDDFSGSLADFTKVIEMTPKRSQAFSGRGISKVELNDFNGAITDLNKAIELSPEDAEAYFYRGYAKGKLEDFKGALADYDRSITLKADNFKAYYGRGFCRGKLGDQKGALQDFTQAIEMNNSNTDAKVVYTGRITRPILDNLRNLVQERNRISELSAERSEAYFSRGVSKNKQGDQRGAIADLNKSIELNPTYAEAYFSRGLIKSAQGDQRGAITDCNDAIKLNPRYSEAFYVRGIIRHSLGDENGGCLDLSKAGELGYNPAYKAISDYCN, from the coding sequence ATGATGCGACCTATCCTGCCGCTAATTAGTCTACTATGTCTCTGCCTACCGTTTGGGACATCGGCCCAACAAACCGCTGTCGATTTTTTTGAAAGTGGTATCGGTAAAAGTAAATCCGGCGATTTCACGGGTGCTCTACAGGCTTTTAGCATGGCCATTACGATGAACCCCGAAAATGCAGCAAGCTATTACAATCGGGGTGTTGCCAAAGCAAGTCTAAAAGATCACCGGGGAGCCATTCTGGACTATGATCGGGCAATTGAACTGAATGGCAAAGATGCGATGGCCTATCTGAGCCGAGGTGCCAGTAAAAGCAAACAGGATGACCATCGGGGTGCGCTTCTGGACTTCAGCCGATCCATCGAATTAAACCCCGACGACCCTCAGGCGTATTATAGCCGAGGTAGCAGCCGGAGCCGCATTGAGCAATACAGGGGCGCTTTGGCCGATTTCTCGAAAGCAATCGAGCTTGACCCTGCCAACGTTCTGGTTTACTATGCCCGGGGTATTACCAAACAGAAACTCGATGATTTTTCGGGTAGTCTGGCCGATTTTACGAAAGTGATTGAAATGACGCCCAAACGTTCCCAGGCGTTTTCCGGGCGTGGTATCTCGAAAGTTGAACTGAACGATTTCAACGGCGCTATTACAGATCTCAACAAAGCCATTGAATTAAGCCCGGAAGATGCCGAAGCTTATTTTTATCGGGGCTACGCAAAAGGAAAGCTGGAAGACTTTAAAGGCGCGCTGGCCGACTACGACCGCTCTATCACCTTAAAGGCCGATAATTTCAAAGCTTATTACGGTCGCGGATTTTGTCGTGGCAAACTTGGTGATCAGAAGGGAGCGCTTCAGGATTTCACGCAGGCGATTGAGATGAACAACTCGAATACCGACGCAAAGGTGGTTTATACCGGTCGCATCACGCGCCCTATCCTCGATAACCTGCGCAACCTGGTTCAGGAACGGAATCGTATCAGCGAGCTTTCTGCTGAACGGTCTGAAGCGTATTTCTCGCGGGGGGTCAGTAAAAACAAGCAGGGCGATCAGCGGGGAGCCATTGCCGATTTGAACAAATCGATTGAATTGAACCCTACCTATGCCGAAGCGTATTTCTCGCGGGGATTGATCAAATCGGCCCAGGGCGACCAGCGGGGCGCTATCACCGATTGCAATGATGCGATCAAGCTAAACCCTCGCTACAGCGAAGCGTTCTACGTACGCGGAATTATTCGACATAGCCTTGGTGATGAAAATGGTGGCTGTCTCGACCTATCCAAAGCGGGCGAATTAGGCTACAATCCTGCTTATAAAGCAATTAGCGACTATTGTAACTAA
- a CDS encoding DUF1345 domain-containing protein, giving the protein MLSSLLLKITRFDLSHRLIIASIAALIAYFWMTDVVSGAACATIIWIVFALTMLFLMWLTIFNAHPRELPQLFRLEDSSRIMILIFVLMAAVASLFAVIALLDSISDDNRSESITLSILAVASAWTLVHTLFTIRYAHLFYGNDPNQKKRPGGLEFPNDPEPDYLDFAYFAFIIGMTSQVSDVAISSKRIRRVALAHGVLSFLFNTIIIALTVGGLSGKL; this is encoded by the coding sequence ATGCTATCCAGTCTGTTACTTAAAATCACTCGTTTTGATCTCAGCCATCGGCTGATCATTGCTTCGATAGCGGCTCTGATCGCCTATTTTTGGATGACAGATGTAGTCAGTGGCGCAGCCTGTGCAACCATTATCTGGATAGTTTTTGCCCTAACGATGCTGTTCCTGATGTGGCTGACTATTTTTAACGCGCACCCCCGCGAATTGCCTCAGCTTTTCCGCCTTGAAGATTCGAGCCGGATAATGATCCTGATTTTTGTGCTTATGGCCGCCGTGGCCAGCTTATTTGCCGTTATTGCCTTACTGGATTCCATAAGCGATGATAACCGGTCGGAGAGCATTACGCTGTCAATTCTGGCCGTAGCAAGTGCCTGGACGCTCGTTCATACGCTGTTTACGATCCGATATGCCCACCTGTTTTATGGCAATGACCCAAACCAGAAGAAACGGCCCGGCGGGCTGGAATTTCCCAATGACCCCGAACCGGATTATCTGGATTTTGCCTACTTCGCGTTCATCATCGGTATGACAAGTCAGGTTTCTGACGTAGCCATCAGTTCGAAGCGGATACGCCGGGTGGCTTTAGCGCATGGAGTGCTGTCGTTTCTGTTCAATACGATCATCATTGCGCTAACGGTTGGCGGCCTTTCCGGGAAGCTTTAA
- a CDS encoding SMP-30/gluconolactonase/LRE family protein: protein MSLLVGAGLVALRSSTAPKPIKLVKVWETDTTLRTPESVLYDGHNTLYVANIDGKSDSLDGSGFISKVSLDGKVENLRWTSGLNAPKGMGLFKKRLYVTDVYRLVAINTETGQAEKTWDAIGKGAFLNDVTVDKDGIVYVSDSRADKLYRLKDDKWDVLMEGEQLNKPNGVLAVGKDKLMVGSTKIGALRTLDLNTKSMTTVADGMANTDGIVPAGKGNYFVSDWNGQLFHISADGTKQQLLDTRADKVNAADIEYVAKKKLLIVPTFFKNKLIAYRVE, encoded by the coding sequence ATGTCGTTGCTCGTTGGGGCTGGCCTGGTTGCTTTAAGATCTTCTACTGCGCCAAAGCCCATCAAACTGGTAAAAGTCTGGGAAACCGACACAACGCTTCGAACCCCCGAATCCGTCCTTTATGATGGGCATAACACTTTATATGTGGCCAACATTGACGGGAAATCGGATTCGCTCGATGGCAGCGGTTTTATTTCTAAAGTGTCACTCGATGGTAAAGTGGAAAATCTGCGCTGGACGTCGGGCCTCAATGCGCCAAAGGGAATGGGATTGTTCAAAAAAAGACTTTATGTGACGGATGTTTATCGGTTAGTGGCCATTAATACAGAAACGGGGCAGGCCGAAAAAACGTGGGATGCGATTGGCAAGGGTGCTTTTCTGAATGATGTAACGGTCGATAAAGATGGGATTGTTTACGTATCAGACAGCCGTGCCGATAAGTTGTATCGCCTGAAAGACGACAAGTGGGACGTGCTGATGGAAGGTGAACAACTGAATAAACCCAATGGTGTACTCGCTGTTGGTAAGGATAAACTGATGGTTGGCAGCACTAAAATTGGTGCCTTGCGAACGCTGGATCTGAATACCAAATCGATGACAACCGTAGCCGATGGCATGGCCAATACGGATGGAATTGTACCAGCAGGAAAGGGAAATTATTTCGTCTCAGACTGGAATGGTCAATTGTTTCATATCAGTGCAGATGGCACAAAGCAACAGCTGTTGGATACGCGTGCTGATAAAGTTAATGCGGCTGATATTGAGTATGTTGCGAAGAAGAAATTATTGATCGTACCGACTTTTTTCAAAAACAAACTGATTGCTTATCGAGTCGAATAG
- a CDS encoding phosphoribosylanthranilate isomerase: MESPFRTRIKICCISSPDEACLAIRLGADALGLVGRMPSGPGVVGDELAARIVDSTPPPIATFMLTSETNTSDIIAHQRRVGANTIQIVDAVPPETYAQLRDALPAIKLVQVIHVIDEKNIDEALQVVQNGVDALLLDSGNPNLAVKELGGTGRVHNWAVSRQIVAQSPVPVFLAGGLTIENVRKAIETVQPFGLDICSGVRTNGQLDEKKLEAFVRIVLG; encoded by the coding sequence ATGGAATCTCCGTTCAGAACACGGATTAAAATTTGCTGTATCAGTAGTCCCGATGAAGCTTGTTTGGCTATTCGGCTCGGTGCCGATGCCCTCGGGCTGGTGGGTCGAATGCCCAGTGGCCCCGGTGTGGTTGGCGACGAATTGGCCGCCCGGATTGTTGACTCGACACCTCCACCCATCGCTACGTTTATGCTCACAAGCGAAACCAATACCAGCGATATCATTGCGCATCAACGGCGGGTAGGTGCCAATACGATCCAGATCGTCGATGCGGTGCCGCCCGAAACGTACGCACAACTTCGTGACGCATTACCCGCCATTAAACTGGTGCAGGTTATTCATGTGATCGATGAGAAAAATATTGATGAAGCACTACAGGTCGTGCAGAACGGTGTCGATGCCCTGCTGCTCGATTCAGGTAACCCAAACCTGGCCGTAAAAGAGCTGGGCGGCACAGGACGAGTACACAATTGGGCAGTCAGTCGGCAAATTGTCGCCCAGTCGCCCGTACCTGTATTTCTGGCTGGTGGACTCACTATCGAAAACGTTCGAAAAGCGATTGAAACCGTGCAACCGTTTGGTCTCGACATTTGCAGTGGCGTCCGGACAAATGGCCAATTAGACGAAAAAAAACTGGAAGCCTTTGTTCGTATCGTATTGGGATAA
- a CDS encoding MFS transporter — MVQHTLRLYRNAYQGLTPSVWLLAGVMLINRCGTMVLPFLTLYLTQYLHYSVSEAGIIMAVYGLGAFVGTFIGGRLTDRFGFYYVQLFSLLFGGAFLLLLQFVTGFYMLCGCVFTFTLLSDSFRPANQAAIAHYSDPDTRTRAFSLNRLAVNLGWAVGGAVGGWLAGIDYSLLFWADGLTCLVAGFVLWLYLPVPETRLATKDNHIIISNVSTKAVSSASPYRDTLFIAFVLCAALYLTVFMQLFSIVPLFFKRVLLMTESTIGLMMALNGVFIVVIEMALVYELEQRKLSKINLIITGVILTAVSYLSLAVTGWAGLSGIAIALVFILFATISEMLVMPFIQSFTVQRSNPATRGQYLALYSMGGALAQTTAPAFGSQMVAHFGFSVHWLTITLLSLVGACGFWLLRQRLETSEP, encoded by the coding sequence ATGGTTCAGCATACTCTTCGGCTTTACAGGAATGCGTATCAGGGTCTGACACCATCCGTATGGTTGTTGGCAGGTGTCATGCTTATCAACCGTTGTGGCACAATGGTTCTGCCTTTCCTGACGCTTTATCTTACTCAGTATCTGCATTATTCGGTCTCAGAAGCGGGTATTATCATGGCTGTTTATGGACTTGGAGCCTTTGTCGGTACGTTTATCGGCGGTCGCTTAACCGACCGGTTCGGATTTTACTACGTCCAGTTGTTCAGCCTGCTATTTGGCGGAGCTTTCCTGCTGCTACTTCAGTTTGTTACTGGCTTCTATATGCTCTGCGGTTGCGTTTTCACCTTTACACTTCTTAGCGATTCATTCAGGCCAGCCAATCAGGCTGCTATAGCTCACTATTCTGATCCGGATACCCGAACGCGTGCCTTCTCGCTCAACCGGCTAGCCGTTAATCTCGGTTGGGCCGTTGGTGGCGCAGTAGGTGGCTGGCTGGCTGGAATTGACTACAGCCTGCTTTTCTGGGCCGATGGCCTGACCTGCCTGGTGGCAGGCTTCGTCCTCTGGCTGTACTTACCAGTCCCAGAAACACGTTTAGCTACAAAAGATAACCATATCATTATCAGCAATGTATCAACCAAGGCAGTCTCTTCGGCATCACCTTATCGTGATACATTATTCATTGCATTCGTGCTATGTGCAGCCTTATATCTGACCGTATTCATGCAGTTGTTCTCCATTGTACCGTTGTTTTTCAAGCGAGTGCTCCTTATGACGGAAAGTACAATCGGGCTGATGATGGCGCTAAACGGCGTGTTTATTGTCGTGATTGAGATGGCCCTGGTCTATGAACTTGAGCAACGGAAACTATCGAAAATTAACCTGATCATCACAGGCGTTATCCTGACGGCGGTCTCCTATCTATCCCTGGCCGTAACTGGCTGGGCAGGGCTATCAGGAATAGCTATCGCGCTGGTTTTTATCCTATTTGCAACAATCAGCGAAATGCTGGTGATGCCCTTTATTCAATCATTCACCGTACAACGATCCAACCCAGCAACACGGGGGCAATACCTGGCGTTGTATTCAATGGGGGGTGCACTGGCCCAGACCACAGCTCCGGCCTTCGGCTCGCAGATGGTCGCTCATTTCGGTTTTTCTGTACATTGGCTAACTATTACGCTACTAAGTTTAGTAGGAGCCTGCGGATTCTGGTTACTTCGACAACGTTTAGAAACAAGCGAGCCATAG
- the argH gene encoding argininosuccinate lyase, whose protein sequence is MKLWQKEGVTTAEQIERFTVGRDREMDLYLAPFDVLGNLAHAQMLETIGLLTDHELSLLNDELKAIYQDIEEGSFVIEEGVEDVHSQVELLLTRALGNVGKKIHSGRSRNDQVLVDLKLFTRDRLWRVAEATQRVFARLIDRSEQHKNDLLPGYTHLQIAMPSSFGLWFGAYAEALADDMLTLQTAYRLANRNPLGSGAGYGSSFPLNRTLTTELLGFEGMHVNVVYAQMSRGKTEQTALTALAAIAATISRMAMDICLYNSQNFGFLTLPDALTTGSSIMPHKKNPDVAELLRAKTNRLKALPMEVTLVMSNLPSGYHRDMQLLKEILMPAFDELLDCLDITEFMLEHIQVKTNLLDDSKYDLLFSVERVNELVLQGVPFREAYQTVGKEIAEHTYNPPRTLHHTHEGSIGNLGTELIVDHMAKAVAGFGADRAQNAIETLLGRSR, encoded by the coding sequence TTGAAACTCTGGCAAAAAGAAGGCGTCACAACAGCCGAACAAATTGAACGCTTCACGGTCGGGCGAGACCGCGAAATGGATTTATACCTCGCACCTTTCGATGTACTGGGTAACCTTGCCCATGCGCAGATGCTGGAGACAATTGGCCTGCTCACCGACCATGAATTGAGCTTGTTAAACGATGAATTAAAAGCCATTTATCAGGACATTGAGGAAGGCAGTTTCGTTATTGAAGAGGGCGTTGAAGATGTTCATTCACAGGTTGAATTACTGCTAACACGCGCTCTGGGCAACGTCGGCAAGAAAATTCACTCGGGCCGGTCGCGCAATGATCAGGTACTGGTTGACCTGAAGCTCTTTACCCGTGACCGGCTCTGGCGCGTTGCGGAGGCTACCCAGCGTGTATTTGCTCGGCTCATCGACCGTTCAGAACAGCATAAAAATGACCTGTTGCCGGGCTATACACACCTGCAAATCGCCATGCCATCGTCGTTTGGCCTTTGGTTTGGTGCCTATGCCGAAGCACTGGCCGACGATATGCTGACGCTACAGACAGCCTACCGTCTTGCCAACCGAAATCCACTTGGTTCGGGAGCTGGCTACGGTTCGTCATTTCCGCTCAACCGCACGCTCACGACCGAGTTGCTGGGTTTTGAGGGAATGCACGTCAACGTTGTTTATGCACAGATGAGCCGGGGAAAAACAGAACAAACGGCCCTGACCGCACTGGCAGCAATTGCGGCTACGATCTCGCGCATGGCAATGGATATTTGTCTCTATAACAGCCAGAATTTCGGTTTTCTGACTTTGCCGGATGCACTCACAACCGGCAGCAGCATAATGCCGCATAAGAAAAACCCCGATGTAGCCGAGCTGCTGCGGGCTAAAACGAACCGGCTGAAAGCCCTGCCGATGGAGGTGACGCTGGTGATGAGCAACCTGCCTTCCGGCTACCACCGCGATATGCAATTGCTGAAAGAAATTCTGATGCCAGCCTTCGACGAACTCCTGGATTGCCTGGACATTACTGAGTTCATGCTGGAGCATATTCAGGTGAAAACAAATCTGCTCGACGACTCAAAGTATGATCTGTTATTCAGCGTAGAGCGGGTAAATGAACTCGTTTTACAGGGCGTACCTTTTCGTGAAGCGTACCAGACGGTCGGCAAAGAGATTGCCGAACATACGTATAATCCTCCACGCACCCTGCACCATACGCACGAGGGCAGTATTGGCAATTTAGGGACCGAACTCATTGTCGATCACATGGCTAAAGCAGTTGCTGGTTTTGGCGCTGATCGGGCCCAGAACGCCATTGAAACCCTGTTGGGGAGAAGCCGTTAA